The Gossypium hirsutum isolate 1008001.06 chromosome A13, Gossypium_hirsutum_v2.1, whole genome shotgun sequence nucleotide sequence GGCAATAAGCCGAATGATCCTTTTGTGGAATATTGTGTTTTTGACTAGAAATCTACTGTTATTTTATTAAGAACAAATTTTGACTTGAAAAGAGGTGCttgtaattccttccttccttcaGAAAATCACGCACCCATACAAGTGCAAAATTGAAACTGGATGATTCAAAAGCAAGCATGGTGCAAGCTATCTGAATTATCAGCCTAGAACTCGACAGAGTCTCCTCAAGCGAACTGTCTCCTAGCAAAAGGTGAAAAGTAGAAAGATCAGTGCTGAAAGCTTCAAATGGCACCATGGTCTGATGTTCCTACAATGGTTTATAATCTAAGAGTTAAAAGCAAGATAACAATGCTTGCCTCAGAGCAGTCGTGATCATATCGGATAAAAAACAGACACCTGCAACCTCTTATGTCATGAGTTTTCCGTTCTATCTCCAAGACATGAGCATCGTAGTGGATTGATTGGTCTCTTCTCTCCTGAATATTGAGCCAGAAATTGCAAATTAAGTAACAAAAGAGTTAAGAGGATTATTAAGGACAATGAGTGGAGTTTATATAGTCACCTGCAAGCATAATACAAGACCTCCAACCATCACCTTACAACATTCGGAATGTTCAAATGGGATGGATAGTCCTCGTACTGCCTTTTTTACGTTAACCCATTCATCCTCCTCAGCTCCAAATCCGACAAATCTAACACAAACTTCCTTTAGGAAACAATACATCTTATCAAATAACTTGTAAAGTAAAACACTCAGAATCACTACAATAAACTCCTTTTTAAGAACTCTAAGATCTAGCTTTGGTGCAAACTGCCTACATGTAAATTCTGAATCAATCTCACTTGCAATATGATCGATAGCAACAAAGAACAGTTTAATGTTAGCTCAGGATGAGCATCAGTCTAGGCAGTGATCAGAATAATATGATCCAGATACTTACAGTTTCACCGGAACTAGTAACTCGGTGAGACAGAAACATATCAACATCATACCTGCACATAACAAATGCATGTTATTATGCATAATAGAAAGCCTAAGTTATGCTATTGAGTATTTATACTCGTGTTTACCATGCTCCATCTGTTGATGACTTTGCCTCAAATTCTAGTTCTGATAGATCCAAAACCTTTTCTCCCACTTTTGCAACCAAACCTAGAaagcagaaaaaaaaaattggcgTCCGGACACATGCTTTTCCAGAAATATGATGCTTCAGCTGAGTAATAAAAGTTATAATTGGCTTTTTATTTCTAGATCACAAAGCAAAAGCAAAGATGACCAAGAAACGCGTGTGAGATTTCTACAGTCTAGAATATAAGAGTAAAAAAGAGCATCAGCAAACAAATGTATACTGGTAGAAGTTCTACTCTACAAGTAAAAAGGAAGCCCGATTCCTTGTCATGTTGCTCGAAGACAGACAAAGATGCCATTTTATGATTTATTGTTACACAGGCAAGGCCAATCAAAAAGCAAATTTTAACGCCAGGCGAACTTTTAGCTTATATCTAACATTACATACAAATACAAAGTCAGGGGATCCTCAATGCTTATAGAGCTTTTATATTTCTGAATCAGGTCACTGCACTAAAGTAAGTAGCAAATTgaacatttcttttttttttttcaaactcttGAAAAGAGACACACCTTTAAGAATCTGACAACTTTGATCTCCATCATTTAGAAGGCAAGTTTGAGGGAGTCTGGACTCATCTTTGTATGTATTGGTCACGGAAGGAACTTTCACTTCGCTTTCTTGCTGCCTAGTTGTGAACCAGTTTTGTACCTGAGAAACAATTATTGGACTAGGGATAATAGGAGAGTTCCTAAACTGttaaataaaaacaacataaGCAAAATCGAACGAAAATAGGAGAAATAATAAGAAAACTAATgcagaaaatgaaagaaagagaGTAAAGAATGACCTCGTTCCATTTAACGATGGGCTTACCAGCACGACCTGAGGATGAACTACAAAGACAACATGCATCTAAGTGCCATCTAATTCATATGgttaaaataaaaagggggggggggttGGTCTAAGAAGAGATACATGAAATTCAACTAACCTAAAATTTCTTGCAAGTTTTTGACAAAACTCTTTACTCTGCAGCAGCTCTCTTGATTCCATGAACAATTTCTCCATTTTTTCAATCTGTGCATAAGGAGGTAACAAAATGGAAAAATATCTGTTTCATGATCCCATCAAAGCATAATAGCTTTTCAGAAACAAGCTACATGAGGCATCTAAGAGCTATACAGAAACTCAGTACAATGGTTGCATTGGTCTGCTTATAGCAAACAGTTCAAATCATCAACATTCGAATTTAAAACCATGTGTACATTACCAAGCAGTTCAAATCATCAACATTCGAATTTAAAACTATGTGTACATTACCACTATATCAAAACAAGAAAGATGCCAAGCAAAACATCTGGCAATTAATCGAAACTATCATACACGTGAAACAGAAACTAGACAACTGCTGTAACTTCGCGATGCTAATGAATTACGAATAACATTAACGATGTATTCAAGATAGTAAGAAGCAAGAACAAAGGAAACATTAAGATGTAGGAAGCTTTCCACACTGAGAAATctgaatatatgaaataattcCATGGCACCTTTGGTTCCGCAATTTAGACACCATAATTTGGACCGGGATTTCTGAAACTATTCATTCATAAAGACAACTACTAATGATAATATCACATGTTCCCATGCTGAGAAACCTGAAAGTATGTAAAAATTCCATATCACCATTTCTTGTAGATTCTAGACACCATGATTTGGAGCTAATTTCTAAAACAATTCATTCATAAAGAAAACCAATATTGATAATATCATATGAATACAGCaacgtgaaaaaaaaaacctttaaaaagaACCATAAGTAAGAGCTAAAACTGCACTTTTGTTACGAAATTAAGAAGCTGATAAAATACCCAGATAAAGAAATGCCATTTGAAAAGAAACGAAAGAATTTTATTACCTCAGCTTTTGTAAACCCAGAGAAGACCGGCCTCTGTCTTGGGCGTAGACGATCCATCAAACACTGGAAACAGTTAGTGGGGTAACTGGGATCATACAACTGGAGATTAAGAATgcctaaatttatataattttgaaaacccTAAAGTCTTTAAGTTTCAAAAACAGAGTATATCCAATGCCAGTTTAAGCGCCTTTTTGTAGTTTTTGATTCAATTCTATATGATTGTTTTTcaccttttcttcttttttgctaACTAGAGTTGCAGAAAAGATTCTTCGCTCAAATATCAATTTTCCATTTCAACATATGAAAAATTCCCATCTAAACAGAAAATATTGTtgtgattcatatatatatccaTCGGTGGAGTTCTCAGCATTTGGGCCTTTTTGATCAGGCCTGGGTTACCAATTATAAACTTTAATGGACTGTGATCTAGAACAAGACATGAATTCGGTTCATGCCTCTGATTGACAAAATTGCTGGGGAAATAAATCCCTCCTTTCAAGATTATGGATTTGGAAATCTTGGGCTTTGGTTGTTTGAAATGCATCCGCAGATTTCTACTTCAATCCATAAATAGTAAGATGATGTGTTTTAACGtatttaaaattacatatttttcattgataaataatatttatatgaatGAGTTAAGATTCAATATGTTAAATAAGATAACTTTTTTCGCCTTCACTTTTGCTTTTGTTTCATTAACATTCGTAAATGATATAATTGAGAAGGTAAAAAGACAGCCTCAGAGTTGGCTGCCTAATGTAGCAGACATAGATAAACTGATAACTCAAATGTTTTAAGATAATAATATAATTGAGAAGGTGTGACGGCTAATGAAGATTAAGGCTGCTGTTCATGGCAATAGATTGTGACCACATTTATAATGCAAGTAGATCCCAATTTAAAAAGTCCAAAAGGACTCCTCTAA carries:
- the LOC107893407 gene encoding protein SAWADEE HOMEODOMAIN HOMOLOG 2 isoform X4 gives rise to the protein MDRLRPRQRPVFSGFTKAEIEKMEKLFMESRELLQSKEFCQKLARNFSSSSGRAGKPIVKWNEVQNWFTTRQQESEVKVPSVTNTYKDESRLPQTCLLNDGDQSCQILKGLVAKVGEKVLDLSELEFEAKSSTDGAWYDVDMFLSHRVTSSGETEVCVRFVGFGAEEDEWVNVKKAVRGLSIPFEHSECCKVMVGGLVLCLQERRDQSIHYDAHVLEIERKTHDIRGCRCLFFIRYDHDCSEETVRLRRLCRVLG
- the LOC107893407 gene encoding protein SAWADEE HOMEODOMAIN HOMOLOG 2 isoform X1 — its product is MDRLRPRQRPVFSGFTKAEIEKMEKLFMESRELLQSKEFCQKLARNFSSSSGRAGKPIVKWNEFRNSPIIPSPIIVSQVQNWFTTRQQESEVKVPSVTNTYKDESRLPQTCLLNDGDQSCQILKGLVAKVGEKVLDLSELEFEAKSSTDGAWYDVDMFLSHRVTSSGETEVCVRFVGFGAEEDEWVNVKKAVRGLSIPFEHSECCKVMVGGLVLCLQERRDQSIHYDAHVLEIERKTHDIRGCRCLFFIRYDHDCSEETVRLRRLCRVLG
- the LOC107893407 gene encoding protein SAWADEE HOMEODOMAIN HOMOLOG 2 isoform X11, which translates into the protein MVSKLRNQRLKKWRNCSWNQESCCRVKSFVKNLQEILVHPQVVLVQNWFTTRQQESEVKVPSVTNTYKDESRLPQTCLLNDGDQSCQILKGLVAKVGEKVLDLSELEFEAKSSTDGAWYDVDMFLSHRVTSSGETEVCVRFVGFGAEEDEWVNVKKAVRGLSIPFEHSECCKVMVGGLVLCLQERRDQSIHYDAHVLEIERKTHDIRGCRCLFFIRYDHDCSEETVRLRRLCRVLG
- the LOC107893407 gene encoding protein SAWADEE HOMEODOMAIN HOMOLOG 2 isoform X7 → MEKLFMESRELLQSKEFCQKLARNFSSSSGRAGKPIVKWNEFRNSPIIPSPIIVSQVQNWFTTRQQESEVKVPSVTNTYKDESRLPQTCLLNDGDQSCQILKGLVAKVGEKVLDLSELEFEAKSSTDGAWYDVDMFLSHRVTSSGETEVCVRFVGFGAEEDEWVNVKKAVRGLSIPFEHSECCKVMVGGLVLCLQERRDQSIHYDAHVLEIERKTHDIRGCRCLFFIRYDHDCSEETVRLRRLCRVLG
- the LOC107893407 gene encoding protein SAWADEE HOMEODOMAIN HOMOLOG 2 isoform X12; this encodes MEKLFMESRELLQSKEFCQKLARNFSSSSGRAGKPIVKWNEVQNWFTTRQQESEVKVPSVTNTYKDESRLPQTCLLNDGDQSCQILKGLVAKVGEKVLDLSELEFEAKSSTDGAWYDVDMFLSHRVTSSGETEVCVRFVGFGAEEDEWVNVKKAVRGLSIPFEHSECCKVMVGGLVLCLQERRDQSIHYDAHVLEIERKTHDIRGCRCLFFIRYDHDCSEETVRLRRLCRVLG
- the LOC107893407 gene encoding protein SAWADEE HOMEODOMAIN HOMOLOG 1 isoform X9 — protein: MDRLRPRQRPVFSGFTKAEIEKMEKLFMESRELLQSKEFCQKLARNFSSSSGRAGKPIVKWNEVQNWFTTRQQESEVKVPSVTNTYKDESRLPQTCLLNDGDQSCQILKGLVAKVGEKVLDLSELEFEAKSSTDGAWYDVDMFLSHRVTSSGETEVCVRFVGFGAEEDEWVNVKKAVRGLSIPFEHSECCKVMVGGLVLCLQERRDQSIHYDAHVLEIERKTHDIRGCRCLFFIRYDHDCSEFA
- the LOC107893407 gene encoding protein SAWADEE HOMEODOMAIN HOMOLOG 2 isoform X3, whose protein sequence is MDRLRPRQRPVFSGFTKAEIEKMEKLFMESRELLQSKEFCQKLARNFSSSSGRAGKPIVKWNEFRNSPIIPSPIIVSQVQNWFTTRQQESEVKVPSVTNTYKDESRLPQTCLLNDGDQSCQILKGLVAKVGEKVLDLSELEFEAKSSTDGAWYDVDMFLSHRVTSSGETEVCVRFVGFGAEEDEWVNVKKAVRGLSIPFEHSECCKVMVGGLVLCLQERRDQSIHYDAHVLEIERKTHDIRGCRCLFFIRYDHDCSEFA
- the LOC107893407 gene encoding protein SAWADEE HOMEODOMAIN HOMOLOG 2 isoform X10, coding for MDRLRPRQRPVFSGFTKAEIEKMEKLFMESRELLQSKEFCQKLARNFSSSSGRAGKPIVKWNEFRNSPIIPSPIIVSQVQNWFTTRQQESEVKVPSVTNTYKDESRLPQTCLLNDGDQSCQILKGLVAKVGEKVLDLSELEFEAKSSTDGAWYDVDMFLSHRVTSSGETEVCVRFVGFGAEEDEWVNVKKAVRGLSIPFEHSECCKVMVGGLVLCLQERRDQSIHYDAHVLEIERKTHDIRGCR
- the LOC107893407 gene encoding protein SAWADEE HOMEODOMAIN HOMOLOG 1 isoform X5, producing the protein MDRLRPRQRPVFSGFTKAEIEKMEKLFMESRELLQSKEFCQKLARNFSSSSGRAGKPIVKWNEVQNWFTTRQQESEVKVPSVTNTYKDESRLPQTCLLNDGDQSCQILKGLVAKVGEKVLDLSELEFEAKSSTDGAWYDVDMFLSHRVTSSGETEVCVRFVGFGAEEDEWVNVKKAVRGLSIPFEHSECCKVMVGGLVLCLQERRDQSIHYDAHVLEIERKTHDIRGCRNIRPWCHLKLSALIFLLFTFC
- the LOC107893407 gene encoding protein SAWADEE HOMEODOMAIN HOMOLOG 2 isoform X2, with amino-acid sequence MDRLRPRQRPVFSGFTKAEIEKMEKLFMESRELLQSKEFCQKLARNFSSSSGRAGKPIVKWNEFRNSPIIPSPIIVSQVQNWFTTRQQESEVKVPSVTNTYKDESRLPQTCLLNDGDQSCQILKGLVAKVGEKVLDLSELEFEAKSSTDGAWYDVDMFLSHRVTSSGETEVCVRFVGFGAEEDEWVNVKKAVRGLSIPFEHSECCKVMVGGLVLCLQERRDQSIHYDAHVLEIERKTHDIRGCRNIRPWCHLKLSALIFLLFTFC
- the LOC107893407 gene encoding protein SAWADEE HOMEODOMAIN HOMOLOG 1 isoform X6, producing MDRLRPRQRPVFSGFTKAEIEKMEKLFMESRELLQSKEFCQKLARNFSSSSGRAGKPIVKWNEFRNSPIIPSPIIVSQVQNWFTTRQQESEVKVPSVTNTYKDESRLPQTCLLNDGDQSCQILKGLVAKVGEKVLDLSELEFEAKSSTDGAWYDVDMFLSHRVTSSGETEVCVRFVGFGAEEDEWVNVKKAVRGLSIPFEHSECCKVMVGGLVLCLQERRDQSIHYDAHVLEIERKTHDIRGTSDHGAI
- the LOC107893407 gene encoding protein SAWADEE HOMEODOMAIN HOMOLOG 1 isoform X8, with product MDRLRPRQRPVFSGFTKAEIEKMEKLFMESRELLQSKEFCQKLARNFSSSSGRAGKPIVKWNEFRNSPIIPSPIIVSQVQNWFTTRQQESEVKVPSVTNTYKDESRLPQTCLLNDGDQSCQILKGLVAKVGEKVLDLSELEFEAKSSTDGAWYDVDMFLSHRVTSSGETEVCVRFVGFGAEEDEWVNVKKAVRGLSIPFEHSECCKVMVGGLVLCLQERRDQSIHYDAHVLEIERKTHDIRDYKPL